Below is a window of Neofelis nebulosa isolate mNeoNeb1 chromosome 8, mNeoNeb1.pri, whole genome shotgun sequence DNA.
TACTTCCCTAACCAGTTGCATCCTTCTGGGATTGACAGATAACACTCAACTACagattctcatttttatatttctacttaTCACCTACATGTTGAGGGTAACCAGAAGCCTGACTGTCATCATTCTCATATTAATGGATTCTCACCTTAAAACTGCAATGTacttttttctccaaaaattttCCTTCTTAGAAATCTTATTCACTTCTGCTTGTATTCCTAGGTTCTTGTACAGTATATCAACAGGTGATAGGACTATTCCGTATAATGCTTGTGcatgaaacattttctttacaGATCTTTTTGgtgtaacagattttttttctcctggcctCCATGCTCTTTGATCGATACGTAGCCATCTGCAAACCCCTTTGTTACATGACCATCATGAACCACAGGGTGTGCAAAAGGCTTATCTTCTGCTGTTGGATGAATACTTTGACCATTTCCCATCACTTAGCTTGGGATTGGACCTGGAATTCTGTGACCACTTTGCCTGTGATTCTAACCCTATTCTGAAAGTCTCATGCTCAGACACATGGTTCCTTGAGCAGATGGTTATTGTCTGCTGTGTGTTAGTCTTCATCAtgactcatgtgtgtgtgtgtgtgtgtgagagagagagagagagattttgctCTACCTGTATACCATCAGAACAACTCTAAGATTCCCCTCTGCCCAGCAAAGGACAAAAGCTTTTTCTACCTATTCTTCCCACATTATTGGGGTTTCTATAACCTATGGCAGCTGCTTCTTTGTCTCTATCAAACCTTCAGCAAGAGATGAAATGACCATTAATAAGGGAGTGTCTATACTTCTTCCATTTCCCCCATgttaaatccatttatttatactttgagGGACAAAGAGGTGAAACAAACCTTTAAGGACTTAGTCAAAAGATTTATGTTGTTCTCAAAGAACTAGGGGAATGTTGAAGTCAGGATCCctaagcatattttcttttttttttttttttttaaattttttttttcaacgtttttttatttatttttgggacagagagagacagagcatgaacgggggaggggcagagagagagggagacacagaatcggaaacaggctccaggctccgagccatcagcccagagcccgacgcggggctcgaactcacggaccgcgagatcgtgacctggctgaagtcggacgcttaaccgactgcgccacccaggcgcccccctaagcatattttcaatttttatcccATTTTGTCTCTTCCTGATCTAGACTTGGGTTTCCATTCAGCACTGACTCTAATTGAGTCACCCTTTGCCTCTCCTTATAAGCCAACCTCTTTgagaatgataatttttttttatgttttattttattttatttttattattttttaatatatgaaatttactgtcaaattggtttccatacaacacccagtgctcatcccaaaaggtgccctcctcaatacccatcacccaccctgccctccctcccaccccccatcaaccctcagtttgttctccgtttttaacagtctcttatgctttggctctctcccactctaacctctttttttttttttttttttcttcccctcccccatgggtttctgttaagtttctcaggatccacgtaagagtgaaaacatatggtatctgtctttctctgtatggcttatttcacttagcatcacactctccagttccatccacgttgctacaaaaggccatatttcatttttttctcattgccacgtagtgaGAATGATAatctttattaagaaaaaatgagaatactTGATTCAGGAAATCTAAGCATGACCTCACTCTTAAACTTTCTTTTACCAATGCTGAAAGGATTGGGAAATGTATCATAAAATATTGGTGTGATAGTACACATCATTCCTCCAGAAAAAACCTACTCAGGAcgagaaataatattaaaaagaatcaatACTTTTCTAAGAGtaacaagcaaaaaaaatttcaaaactcaaaatatattttaaaacaaggaatattcataaaaatttaaaatttcaaaaaagcaTTTACTGATGAAGAAGCTTTAAAATCACcaagatttggggtgcctgggtggcgcagtcagttaagcgtccgacttcagccaggtcacgatctcgcggtccgtgagttcgagccccagccccgcgtcaggctctgggctgatggctcggagcctggagcctgtttccgattctgtgtctccctctctctctgcccctcccccattcatgctctgtctcgctctgtcccaaaaataaataaaaaacgttgaaaaaaaaaatttaaaatcaccaaGATTCACATATTTTGGATGGATCCAAtccaatatcatttatttaaaaactgtcaAAGGGACATGAATTAAATTAAGATGAAGGGAGAAAGGCACTAGTAATTCCTACTAAGGAATTAAAGCCTGCATTGAAATGACATAAAACAGATTGATACTGACATACTAAATGAAATGTTACATCTTGAATGTAGGGTATTTAAATTAAGCAAACAGATCGCATCAGGTCCAAGGGAACTAATAAGGCTAGAAGAGTGATAAATAACCAGCAAGCCAAATATACTAcaaatggagaagagagaacatATGAATATTAATATCAATACaatgatttgctttttaaaaatgaaatccttagtcatttcaggggcgcctgggtgtctcagtcagttaaatgtccgactttggctcaggtttgagccccacatcgggctctgtgttgacagctcagagcctggagcctgcttcagattctctctctctctctctctctgctcctcccctgctcacatactctgtctcggtctctctctgtctgtaccTCTCAAcgatgaataagcattaaaaaaaaaaatctttagtcaTTTCAAGAGTCAAAAATATGCACCTGATGATAACTCTCAAGGAAAAATCAGCATTTAGTTAAATTTTCCCCCAACTTCTACAGTTCATCTTATTAAAACTTCCTTTGATCCTTGTTCTTTTACTTCAGGCCACGCTCACATTGTGGCCTGTGTAGGCAGGGGTTTCCCCCCTTTTCTACCGCATCCCCAGGGTTCTCCCCTTGAAATGACATTCCCACAAGGAATCTTTATCTTACTGttccactaccaccaccaccaccaccaccaccaccaccaccaccaccaccaccaccaagccTGGTGAGTCCTACCCATTATACTATCATCACCACCTAGCTCTTGCTCTCATAACTCTTATCAAACTACAATGTCAAGTTTCTTGTCTTTGTTCTACTCTAGATGGCAAACGCCTTGGGGAATGTCTTTATTCCACATGCTAAAATACGTTATTCCTGGCACTGAGACAATTATTAATCCCATAGTACATAACCTTCCAATATGGTGATTTGATACTTCTGACaatgcaaaatgagaatttttatgtgaaggtaaaaaatacaaaagtaacaTTTGACATTAATTTGTGAACAAAGGATGAAAGACATGGCTTGTAGGAGCTATcctgttaaaatatctatttaaaaatttctgaatgAAATTGAAGGAAAGTcacaatttattgaaaatttataaTACTGAGAAACCTGAAAATATCCCTGCAAATTATATTTATAGTCATAATTTATACTGGAGAAATGTAGAGAAATCCAAGTTTAGAAAAAtgttctgtcacttactagcaAGAGTTCTAGGATTTAAAgctagttttattgatttttggaaaGATTCTGTTCAAGTAAATGCATCTGCTTTTCCCAGGGCAGCAAGATGATTTCAAGGAACATCCCAAGAAATATCTTCCAGTACTAAAATTGAGAAAGATTTATATCATAAACAACGTACAAAGATAAAAGTAACATGGGAtgcattatatgtatacatatgcattatTAATACTATGttaataataaatgatattaatataaatggttaatatactataaaaataagataaaaaaatcagATTACCACTAAGATATAGAAATAACAAATGGgaatggaaaaagaagtaaaagcaagagaagaggaaaaaaggaaaatggcctTATAACCTGGATCTTCAGCTTCACTGAGGAAAACCTGGTTCTAGGCTTTTTTCTTGGTGTTAATTGTCTGTTTCATGACAGAGCCTCCTACTGTGAGTCCATAAGGAGACAAAAGGGCCCTGCATGAATATCTCAAGATCTTAGAGTGCTTAAGAGAGAGGTTCTCCAAGTTCAGTCCCCATTTGTACCAAAAGTTTTTAGCAACCTTCCAAATTTCAATCAGGCAAAAGCACTGGGGCAGCCATCCTCACCCTATGGGTATGGTTTAACTtcagatttctaaaatatttagctTCTCTGATTTTTTGGTTCTGCCATAACCTAGGCTACTAATTCATCAGCTTAAATCTAGGAGATACATATACTTCAGTTAAGAtttaatctttgctttttttctccacatgGGAGTTTCTTAGCCTACCTACAACACTAAGATGGGGGAATAGAGTTTAACTTCTGAATAGCAAGAGCTCAGTATCTAAATTTATATAAGTGCTGTCACATCATGATTTCTGACTTGTTTAACCAAAGGTGACACATCATTTTCTATACAAGTCTGGTTAATCTTCTGGGCTCTCTCTCAACCTGGTCATATATGTAAATGTTGTCCATGATATTAGTTTTCCAAACCATAACATGGCTGCTAGTTGGTATTAATCACATGTTTCCTCAATATGTGTTCCAAACAAATTGGGAAATAGGCACAGAAGTCAGACGAGTATAAAAATTTgcttcattcatgataaaagtagATTGAAGAACATGGAAAAGATGAGTTTGTTTAAACGGGTCTGATTTACCTGCTAAATTAGAACCTGAACATTTCTGAAATCTCTAGGTGAGGACATATTACCAAAGTGAGCTAACTCAGTGGCAGATGGAGGAAACAGGGCAGTGTGCTTGTCTTATATGTAGCCACTCACGAGCAATGATTTTTACCCCAATCTCAACAAGCAGataaattttgtagaaaatgatCCAGTAATCTAGGTTTTAAGTCACTCTCGAATgggaatttttaaagattcacatAAGGAGacaagatataataattataaacatattaaaattatttttctctatttcccctTACTCTTCTATGTTTTGGTTGGCATTTCATCTTCTACTGTTTCACCCATAAATTCATTGCATTTTATGCCCAAGTTTATCAGTAGGTGCATCTAACTgctaagaaaattttcttttacctaCCATCAGGCCAATATCAGCATTATCAATAAATTGTAATAGCTTCTCATatccagtgtgtattttttcACAATTAAGGTGTTTGAATCAAAATCCACACAGCATATTTGGTTGTTTTGTTACTTACAACTTTTTTTATTCCCTTAtagtcctttcatttttttctccccttgcaTTGACAGATAAATGACAGCATTTGTAGTGTATAATGTCCTTGGTTAAATGATTGCTTCCTTATAGACTTGTTTTTTCATTACCAAATTACCGCTTATATGctaattatatttattgattacATCTAGATTTGTATTTTTAGCAAAAAGTTGATAGAGGAAGCTATATGCTTCTTATTGAATTACATCATGAGACTTGTAATGTCTGTTTGACCTACTTTCAGTAATACGTAGATTGATCAGTGTATCAGTCTTGGCACCCTGATATCTCTATTATAAATATCACCATCAGTATTTCACAAATCATTTTTAGTACATACTGACACATTGTCTAGATCTATTCTTGCATTAAGAGGTCCAAACCGTTGTATCCTTTGATAGCTCAGCTGGTAGAGTGGAAGACTGAGGGTTAAAGAGGTCCAAAccactgttttattttgtatttctgggaATTCACAACTTTTTTGATAAACTATTTGATTACCTGAAGTACATTATATACAGGCAGAGAGGATAAACATTTGATTCCTCCTCTCGGCTATCCATGTCTTGTTGTAGTAATTTGATGTCCTGGCAACTTCCACTGATGATCAGtcgttttttttttataatgctaTACACTCagggatttttatatatttgataggTTTCTATATGTTACagtcattattatattttttatgctcAAATTGTCTCATTTTAGGCTAGTAGGTACAATCCAAATTGGTTCCTGTGTCCtcatgatatacatatatatatatatatttgcttccttttcttctggcacaaaaagatgttccaggctcaGTTCATATGTTTCCTACCCCTAAGGTGGAAAGAGTTCTTTTTCCAAGAAGACCTGGTTCCTTTCAGTGGGAAATAGTATTTAGAAACTACACCTTGCTACCAGCATTGTTTGCAATCTAACATGAATAATGGGCCCCAATTAGTGCCAAAGAATTTACACCATTTAATTCAACAGTTTTAGTTTCTGTTCTTAGAGTTCATTTTCTGAGTGCATTCTATCTTCGTAGTTCTACCAATTAATAAGTGGCTCAATATACTACATATATTTGCAAAACTTGATAGCTGCtatattttccataaatttaaagaatatgtCCATTTAATAACTTGTGTAAGGCTTAAACTGCTTTAGGTCTAAGTATTCTACTTGTATATGGTGTTTatatcacactttttaaaaagtttatttgagaaagtatgagcaggatagggacggggtgggggggtggagaatcttaagtaggctccatactcagtgtggagctccacgtgaggcttgatcccatgaccctgggatcatgacctgagctgaaatcaagagtctgacactcaagagtcagacactcaactgacacaGCTGCCCAGGTTCCCctgtattacatttttatatgcaGTTAATCAACTATTTGATTGCAAATACAGACTGATCTTGGAATTAATACTAGATCGTAAATACTTCTTCATATCTTGCATTGTAATACTATCTCCACTGTTACTGTATGTGGAAATGTTCATTTGCCAGACATTCAGATCTACTTACTATAAAATACATACTTGTCCTAGACTTAATTTTAAACATAGCCTTGGGTAgctattttttaatcaaattgtgttttatattttcatcctCTCATGATTTTAGTAATCaatcttgaaataattttaggaaatacttaagtattttagctattttttcaCAGAGCAACTAGGTATAAATACACTAAAATTTAGTTTTGATTTTGACAGGCATTCTATATGtcaaagagaaatattttgcaCCTTATGTTTATTATTGACTAACATATGGGGTTATAGTATAGAACATATTTTCAAACTCATGTCATCatgtatgctttcatttttgttttatgaacaGAGCTAAATTGTTAACCTCACATAAGTTTCCAAGAGAATAGGCTCTAAGAGATATTTTCCCCTACTCTCAGATACTCCTGTAGACCaattaaaaattccaaagaataaTATAGGAGATTAtgccaaaaaggaaataatagaactTCAAATGCaagtattaatatattttgtataagcCCATTTTAGAGGCAATATAATTATCTTCTGCAGAGACTCTGAATTTGACCTCTGAcgttcatttgatttttttccttcaataagTTATACACATCAGTCTTTATCTTAGGGAATGTGCATtaatgttttcacattttctttctcacatTTCTTCAAAGTATAGCAATACTTTACATTAAAACAACTTGGTTAACAAGAAGAagaatttcctgatttttctgagaatttattCTATATTGCTGTTATTACCAGTAACATCACCAAAGAAAGGCTCAATTAACTGGAATAGAATATTAAAAGTGCATTTTAGGTGTGcttgggtggttcacttggttaagtgtctgactcttgatctcagctccggtcttgatctcagggtcatgacttaaagccccatattgggctccgtgctgggcatgaagcctacttaaaaaaaaaaaaaaaagggcaatttAGCATTTATGGGAAAATGATGATTACATTcaaataagaaatgtttttgatacagaaaatagatttatttaatcAGGAAAATTCTGTGGAACAGGTAGAATATACTTTAACCTCTAAAGTAAGGCAATGAAATAAATTCTTACATTGTAATTCAATTCACTGGCATAGGTAAACATCTCCTTCAGGAattcaaaattttagaaatttaatgaacattttcagTTGGGATCATATAGAATCtgattattattttctcatttatgacATATACAAGGatcaaaatttattatcttacagaaagaaaagcattttgtaaaattattataaattttctttgaCTTTATAATTTGTGCAATGTgctcacacattaaaaaatgacatttatgaAACATAATATTCTCCATAGCATAAAATGCTATCTATTATCAGTGAACTGTTTTCTTGATTGAAAATTGACTTTGTGATCTgtttcaaatattcatttttgtcCTAAAAATATGATTCCTATCACAAACATTCCATTTACATGCCATATTCTGGAAAGGCTTCTAACATGAAAGTTCATACAGAGACTGATTAGACATTTGTTTCATACAGTATGATCTgtgaaaaataatcacatttaaaattctgcatttctgaaatcaataaagaaacagatttGTGGAATAGAATTTCTAGCCAGAAATAATAGCATGGAAGGAGTCCCAAAGTGGGCTGAAATTGCTAatctaatttgaaaatatgtacAGAGTAAGACAAAATAAGATTAAAAGGgcaacattttcattcatttttcccttcatacttttttagaattttctcatttgtttgaaGCAAATAAGACTTTCTGGACCATATCCTTAAAGGCCTGTTTCACTTGCTGGTTTCTTAGTGTATAAATGAAGGGATTCAATAAGGGGGCAACTGAGGTATTGAGCACAGCTACTCCTTTGCTTAAAGTCACTCTGTCATTTGCTGATGGTTTTATGTACATGAAGATGCAGCTACCATAAGAGATGGAAACTACAATCATGTGGGAAGAACAGGTAGAAAAGGCTTTAGTCCTTTGCTGAACAGAAGGGAATTTGAGAATTGTCTTGATGATGTAGCCGTAGGAGAGAATCACTAACATCAGTGTGACCATTAGTGTCATCACGGCCAAGAAAAATGACATTAGCTCTAAGAAATGTGTATCTGAACAAGAGATCTGCAGGATGGGAGAAGAATCACAAATAAAATGATCAATGACGTTGGAAGCACAAAATTCCAACTTGAGTCCCAAGATTATTGGAGGAAAGATGACCAAGAATCCAGTTACCCAAGAGCTGAGTACAAGTTGGTAGCAAACTTTGTTGCTCATGATGGTGGTGTAATGCAGAGGTTTACATATAGCCACATAACGATCGAAGGACATAGCAGCCAGAAGGTAAAATTCAGTTACtcccaaaaagataaaaaaaaataactgagtcATACAGCTCATATAGGAAATAGTCCTGTCCTTTGTCACAAGGCTCACCAGGAACCTTGGAATACAAACAGTTGTGAATGAGATTTCTAAAAAGGAGAAATTCCGTAGGAAGAAATACATTGGTATCTTTAGGTGGGAATCCAGCAGAGTGAGAGTGATGATGGTTAAGTTTCCTGTCACACTCAACAAGTaggtaaaaaatagaaagaggaaaattacaaCCTGCAGTTCAGGGTCATTTGTCAGACCCAAAAGAATGAAGTCCGTGTGGATTGAATGGTTCCTCATTTCTCTTATCGGTTTTAACAAAGCTAcacaaagagttaaaaaaaaaaaaaaaaggtccagaTTAGCTATTAGAGTCAGTAAGAGCAAAGAGAATGAGAAGCTAACATTCATTGATCACCAACAATATACAATGTACTGTTTGGAGATTTACATAAATGTTCTTATCTACAGCAAACTTCGAGTGGAATATTACAATCCTCATTTTTTGGAGAGGGAAATTGAGGTTCAGATTAAAGAGTTTGTCTGGGATGTGTATCTAAATCCTAGCTTTCTAAAGTTGGTAAATTTTTAACAAAGATAAATACCCAACACACAACCCAGACAATTCATTTGAATATTTGGGTGAGATCTAGGCATTTGTGTTTCTATGAAGTTTACAGGTTCATAGCCAAGTGGAGAAGTATTGTTAGTAATTCAGTTGGGAACTGAATCCAAAACCATTTAAATACTacacctttgttctttttaattctatCCTACTGAATATCCAGTATAAGATCTTAGCCTCGAATACACGAATAGATTTCAGAACATTCACGAATGCACTTTAATTCTACGGAATTGTGTGTAAAGAgggcacactttttttttttttaaagggcacaTGACACAACATGTTTAAGACTCACTAGAATATATGTTATTGCTTCATAAATGGCAGCAATAAGAACATAATTCAAAACCTATGCCATTTGGGTGGCAAATCGGAAAATTGCAGATGGGCCTGAAAATCATAGAACATAGTCACAGCTTCTTAGACTAAAAAGAAACTTCAGAGATCATTTGTCCAATCTTGTACATAAAGCTAAAATCCTCCCTACAAAATTAAGGAAGGTATGTAGTTatttagattttacttttaacACAGTAATTACGATAATGGATAGCTTTGAAGAGTAAGAAAAACTTTGCAACACAAACAaatataaagggagaaattgttCTGTAAATTCAAAAACATACTCTTAACaaccacattttaaataatggtttTCAATAccctaaaacattttagaaattagcTATATTGTTTATAAGATCTATATCAAGagtccttttcctccttctcctttagAATGTTTTGTTAGCCAGATTGTAGACCAGTTGGGCTATTTCCTTATGGAATTTACCATTAAAAACACGATccctaagaaacaaaaaacaaaacacaagtaagcaaaaacaaaatgcattttcttttcttcagaattATCTTTATCTGTGAAACTTAGGACTGCTGGTAATGACTTTCTTTCCTAATACAGTCAACTCTTCAACTGTCTTTTAATATCTACTATATACCTAAAATTTCtaccattttatgtttatttctttttcatggttcTCATGTCAAAATTTATGCCTGCCCAGAAAAATTGTGTATTGCTTCTTTAATAGTTTTCTCCtcgtttgatttaaaaaaataaaataaaatttgacctAGTTCAGAAGGTTGTCTGAATATCACAGTGATTTCCAGAATCAAGTGAGAAAG
It encodes the following:
- the LOC131483995 gene encoding olfactory receptor 6C75-like, whose amino-acid sequence is MRNHSIHTDFILLGLTNDPELQVVIFLFLFFTYLLSVTGNLTIITLTLLDSHLKIPMYFFLRNFSFLEISFTTVCIPRFLVSLVTKDRTISYMSCMTQLFFFIFLGVTEFYLLAAMSFDRYVAICKPLHYTTIMSNKVCYQLVLSSWVTGFLVIFPPIILGLKLEFCASNVIDHFICDSSPILQISCSDTHFLELMSFFLAVMTLMVTLMLVILSYGYIIKTILKFPSVQQRTKAFSTCSSHMIVVSISYGSCIFMYIKPSANDRVTLSKGVAVLNTSVAPLLNPFIYTLRNQQVKQAFKDMVQKVLFASNK